A single region of the Drosophila miranda strain MSH22 chromosome 2, D.miranda_PacBio2.1, whole genome shotgun sequence genome encodes:
- the LOC108154949 gene encoding tubulin alpha-3 chain → MAGKGEIIQIHIGQAGVQIANACWELYCLEHGVIANGRLIQQPPDDSFLTFFETTSQQSCVQPRVVMIDTEPTVIDEIRTGAYKNLFHPDTLITGKDDSGSNFSRGYNLMASELLDRSMNAIRRVADRCRGLRGFLVYRAIGGGSGSGLGTRIMEKLVEDFGKKMTIVEFLVYPSPSISPVIVEPYNALLATHFSMDCADVSFIVDNEALYDICANTLNVPAPTYTNLNRIIGQVVSGFTASQRFGGQSSVSFQELQTNLVPYPRIHYPLINYAPLVPHSHAQFVNMSTAQLTGQCFQMSNQMVRCNPSHGKYMACVLLYRGDIATNEINLALENIKRSRSFRFVDWSPTGFKVGVSNMPPAYVPGGDLAPTNSACVAVSNNTNIRIAWCRLVNKFDKLYQRRAFVYHYVGEGLEEGNFAEASENICQLVHDYLEVDASAPNSRRGTDADNGGSTGSN, encoded by the exons ATGGCCGGAAAAGGGGAGATCATCCAAATTCATATTGGTCAGGCGGGGGTGCAGATAGCCAATGCCTGCTGGGAGCTCTACTGCCTGGAGCATGGCGTCATTGCCAATGGCCGTTTGATACAACAGCCGCCAGATGACTCATTTCTCACCTTCTTCGAGACCACCAGCCAGCAGTCTTGTGTCCAGCCGAGAGTCGTGATGATCGACACAGAGCCCACGGTTATTG ATGAAATCCGTACGGGCGCCTATAAGAATCTCTTTCATCCGGACACTCTCATCACTGGGAAGGATGACAGCGGCAGCAACTTTTCACGGGGCTATAATCTGATGGCCAGTGAGCTGTTGGATCGCTCGATGAATGCCATTCGACGGGTGGCCGATCGCTGCCGGGGTCTCAGGGGTTTCCTGGTCTATCGGGCGATTGGCGGTGGCTCGGGCTCGGGTCTGGGGACACGCATCATGGAGAAGCTGGTGGAGGATTTTGGCAAGAAGATGACCATAGTGGAGTTTCTGGTGTATCCTTCGCCTTC GATATCCCCTGTGATTGTGGAGCCCTACAATGCCCTGCTGGCCACACACTTCTCCATGGACTGTGCGGACGTGTCTTTTATTGTGGACAACGAGGCGCTGTATGATATCTGTGCGAATACCCTCAATGTACCCGCCCCGACCTACACCAATCTGAATCGCATCATTGGCCAGGTGGTGTCGGGCTTTACGGCCTCGCAGCGCTTTGGCGGACAGTCGAGCGTGAGTTTTCAGGAGCTGCAAACGAATCTGGTGCCGTATCCGCGCATCCACTATCCGCTGATCAACTATGCCCCCCTGGTGCCCCACTCGCACGCGCAGTTCGTGAACATGTCGACGGCCCAGCTGACGGGGCAGTGCTTTCAGATGAGCAACCAAATGGTGCGCTGCAATCCGTCGCACGGCAAGTACATGGCCTGTGTGCTGCTCTATCGCGGTGACATTGCCACCAACGAGATCAACCTGGCGCTGGAGAACATCAAGAGGTCGAGATCGTTTCGGTTTGTGGACTGGTCGCCCACCGGCTTCAAGGTAGGCGTCAGCAACATGCCGCCGGCATACGTGCCCGGCGGCGATCTGGCGCCCACAAACAGCGCCTGCGTGGCCGTCTCGAACAACACGAACATACGGATCGCCTGGTGCCGGCTGGTCAATAAGTTCGATAAGCTGTATCAGAGGCGCGCCTTTGTCTACCATTATGTGGGCGAGGGCCTCGAGGAGGGGAACTTCGCCGAGGCCTCCGAGAATATCTGCCAGCTAGTCCACGATTATCTCGAGGTGGATGCCTCGGCACCGAACTCGCGACGCGGCACCGACGCCGACAATGGCGGTTCAACGGGCTCCAATTGA
- the LOC108154950 gene encoding plancitoxin-1 — protein sequence MRSLCVLLLLIGISRQCLPAKADGSKKVSCKDEQGNDVDWWHLYKLPKHYQQNDLGKDVSGLRYLYVTSNSYDNWQLSGKRVGDADSLPAQTINALNVDPTHTLLAAYNDQWPNGTVFSTGGHAKGLVGSDGETGVWIVHSVPKYPTLPEYTYPTTGEHYAQSMLCITVKAEDLEKVGQVLVYNEPHFYYERNPLLQRSDLLFPSLERAMHGQWRTEAPFQTDLELRSLDGKKFRLFGKSGRANVELYADVVAPALDVSLFVEAWRDGAGNLPNRCGSNDKVFNVESVANLELSVDFKTTQDHSKWAVSRPSGILLYHWRVGGGDWICVGDINRQETQLKRGGGTLCHKSSRVSNLYRNLVANYDKCAEV from the exons ATGAGATCTTTGTGTGTTTTACTACTACTCATTGGGATTTCCAGGCAGTGCTTGCCGGCCAAAGCAGATGGCAGCAAGAAAGTCTCCTGCAAGGATGAGCAGGGCAACGATGTGGACTG GTGGCATTTGTACAAGCTCCCCAAACATTACCAACAAAACGATCTGGGCAAAGATGTGAGTGGCCTGAGGTATCTGTATGTCACGAGCAACAGCTACGACAACTGGCAGCTGTCTGGCAAGAGGGTAGGCGATGCCGACTCCCTGCCCGCCCAGACGATCAACGCCTTGAATGTGgatcccacacacacactgctGGCGGCCTACAACGATCAGTGGCCCAATGGCACTGTCTTTAGCACCGGCGGCCACGCCAAGGGTCTGGTGGGAAGCGATGGAGAGACGGGCGTGTGGATCGTACACTCAGTGCCCAAATATCCCACCCTGCCGGAGTACACGTACCCCACAACGGGTGAGCATTATGCCCAGAGCATGCTCTGCATCACCGTGAAGGCCGAGGATCTGGAGAAGGTCGGCCAGGTGCTGGTCTACAATGAGCCGCACTTCTACTACGAAAGGAATCCGCTGCTCCAGAGATCGGATCTGCTTTTCCCCAGCCTGGAGAGGGCCATGCACGGCCAATGGCGCACCGAAGCGCCCTTCCAGACGGATCTGGAACTCCGTTCCTTGGACGGCAAGAAGTTCCGTTTGTTCGGCAAGAGCGGACGCGCCAATGTGGAGCTCTATGCGGATGTGGTGGCTCCTGCCTTGGATGTCAGCCTCTTTGTGGAGGCTTGGCGCGATGGGGCCGGCAATCTGCCCAATCGCTGCGGAAGCAACGACAAGGTCTTCAACGTGGAATCGGTCGCCAATCTGGAGCTCTCCGTGGACTTCAAGACCACCCAGGATCACTCCAAGTGGGCGGTGTCCCGCCCCTCAGGCATTTTGCTGTATCATTGGCGTGTGGGCGGCGGCGATTGGATCTGTGTGGGTGACATCAATCGGCAGGAGACGCAACTGAAACGTGGCGGGGGCACCCTGTGCCACAAGAGCTCAAGGGTCTCGAATCTGTACAGGAATCTCGTGGCCAATTATGACAAGTGTGCGGAGGTGTAG
- the LOC108154951 gene encoding SPRY domain-containing protein 7, whose translation MFCCLRTCLNGGQLRKPMTAASRLREPDVHLDAAHLGPDVILLSHQLRVTGTGGVLATAPLVQSKSYFEVKIQQSGSWSIGLATRQTDLSRKNGGGDRESWCLCSDNATRHNEEEFRPVVATCTTQPPSSITKTSANGILNNSAAAAAGLISIEDLQQEDLLMTTGVAPPPDMGETLIGTPQRDFPDEGDIVGVAFDHVELNFYFNGKNLEVPFRNVRGSALFPVIYVGNGAILDIILDNFSHGPPPGFERILLEQSLL comes from the exons ATGTTTTGCTGCCTCCGCACCTGCCTCAATGGAGGACAATTGAGGAAACCGATGACAGCTGCCAGTCGCCTGCGAGAGCCCGACGTTCACCTGGATGCAGCGCATTTGG GACCCGATGTCATTCTGCTCTCCCATCAGCTGAGGGTCACGGGCACTGGCGGCGTCCTGGCCACGGCACCGCTCGTCCAGTCCAAGTCCTACTTTGAGGTGAAGATCCAGCAGAGTGGCAGCTGGTCCATCGGACTGGCCACCCGCCAGACGGACCTGAGTAGGAAAAACGGTGGCGGTGATCGCGAGTCCTGGTGCCTGTGCTCCGACAATGCCACACGGCACAACGAAGAGGAATTCCGGCCCGTGGTGGCTACCTGCACGACGCAGCCGCCCTCATCCATCACCAAGACCAGTGCCAATGGCATCCTCAACAATAgtgcggcagcggcagctggTCTCATTTCCATTGAGGATCTGCAACAGGAGGATTTGCTAATGACCACGGGAGTGGCCCCACCGCCAGATATGGGAGAAACTTTGATCGGTACGCCACAGCGTGACTTTCCCGACGAAGGCGACATTGTGGGCGTGGCCTTTGATCATGTGGAACTGAATTTCTATTTCAATGGCAAAAACCTGGAGGTCCCCTTCCGAAATGTGCGAGGATCGGCGCTCTTTCCCGTCATTTATG TGGGCAATGGTGCCATTCTGGATATCATTTTGGATAACTTTTCGCATGGCCCACCGCCTGGTTTTGAGCGCATTCTGCTGGAGCAGTCTCTTCTTTAG